Proteins from a genomic interval of Zonotrichia leucophrys gambelii isolate GWCS_2022_RI chromosome 5, RI_Zleu_2.0, whole genome shotgun sequence:
- the CEND1 gene encoding cell cycle exit and neuronal differentiation protein 1, with amino-acid sequence MDSKGNVRSGNKPDAKAASSGKPEKPNPGPATNADKKEAPKEQPAPATATKKAAADAAIANNHSNLKPGPAGTEPQEASGQSPDSDHKGNSSEESPGGFFDNMKPLIIVGGVAVAALAVIVGVAFLARKK; translated from the coding sequence ATGGATTCCAAAGGCAACGTGCGAAGCGGAAACAAACCCGACGCCAAGGCCGCCAGCTCCGGGAAGCCGGAAAAGCCCAACCCCGGGCCTGCCACGAATGCAGACAAGAAGGAGGCCCCCAAagagcagcctgctcctgccacgGCCACCAAGAAGGCAGCAGCTGACGCCGCCATCGCCAACAACCACAGCAACCTGaagcccggccccgccggcacGGAGCCGCAGGAGGCCAGCGGGCAGTCCCCTGACTCTGACCACAAGGGAAACAGCTCCGAGGAGTCCCCGGGCGGCTTCTTCGACAACATGAAGCCCTTGATCATCGTGGGAGGAGTGGCGGTGGCCGCGCTGGCTGTGATTGTGGGAGTGGCTTTCCTAGCCCGGAAAAAATGA